The following coding sequences lie in one Pseudobacteroides sp. genomic window:
- the nuoF gene encoding NADH-quinone oxidoreductase subunit NuoF has protein sequence MATRSNVLVCTGTGCLAGESEKVAKNLELIIKARGYENEANVIKTGCFGFCEKGPIVKVEPDNVFYVSVGPKDAKDIIDEHIIKGRVVERLLYREPLQNEIVSRQEEMPFYKKQLRIALRNCGLINPEDIFEYIAFGGYEALGKVLTSMSPEQVIEEVKKSGLRGRGGGGFPTGLKWDITRKQQSPEKFIICNADEGDPGAFMDRSILEGDPHSVIEAMAIGGYAIGADKGLIYIRAEYPLAIARLNIAIRQAKEQGLLGKNIFGTGFNFEIAIKFGAGAFVCGEETALINSCEGKRGEPNYKPPYPAEEGYWGHPTCVNNVETFANIPQIIMRGAEWFSSIGTERSKGTKVFALAGKIKNVGLIEVPMGVTLRDIIYDIGGGIPGGHKFKAVQTGGPSGGVMTEQHLDTPIEYDSLLEIGSMMGSGGMIVMDERDNMVKIAKFYLEFSMDESCGRCTPCRIGTKRMYEILNKITSGKGTMSDIDALKQLAYMVKDGSLCGLGQTAPNPVISTLKHFWNEYMAFIKDEDSPRGEGRYEAKNKIRSKLEV, from the coding sequence GTGGCAACACGTTCTAATGTTTTAGTTTGTACAGGTACCGGGTGCCTGGCTGGTGAAAGTGAAAAGGTGGCAAAAAATCTTGAGCTTATAATTAAAGCCAGGGGATATGAGAATGAAGCAAACGTAATAAAGACAGGCTGTTTTGGCTTTTGTGAAAAAGGACCCATAGTAAAGGTTGAGCCGGACAATGTGTTTTATGTATCTGTAGGCCCTAAGGATGCAAAAGATATTATAGATGAGCACATTATTAAGGGAAGAGTGGTTGAAAGGCTTTTATACAGAGAGCCTTTACAAAATGAAATTGTAAGCAGGCAGGAGGAAATGCCTTTTTACAAAAAGCAGCTTAGGATAGCTTTAAGAAACTGCGGTCTTATTAACCCGGAGGACATATTTGAATACATTGCCTTTGGAGGTTATGAGGCATTAGGAAAGGTGCTCACATCTATGTCACCTGAGCAGGTCATTGAAGAAGTCAAAAAGTCAGGTTTGCGTGGAAGAGGAGGCGGCGGATTTCCGACGGGCTTAAAGTGGGATATAACGCGTAAGCAGCAGAGCCCGGAGAAATTCATTATTTGTAATGCTGATGAGGGTGACCCGGGTGCTTTTATGGACAGGAGCATTCTAGAAGGTGATCCTCACAGCGTAATAGAGGCTATGGCAATAGGAGGGTATGCAATTGGTGCCGATAAAGGCCTTATATATATTCGTGCAGAATACCCCCTCGCCATTGCCAGATTGAATATTGCCATCAGGCAGGCAAAAGAACAGGGCTTGCTTGGCAAAAATATTTTCGGCACAGGCTTTAACTTTGAAATAGCAATAAAGTTCGGTGCAGGTGCATTTGTATGCGGAGAGGAAACAGCTCTTATAAATTCCTGCGAGGGAAAAAGGGGGGAGCCCAACTATAAACCCCCATATCCGGCTGAAGAAGGCTATTGGGGACATCCTACCTGTGTAAATAATGTTGAGACCTTTGCAAATATTCCTCAAATAATAATGCGTGGAGCTGAATGGTTCTCATCTATCGGCACTGAAAGGAGCAAGGGTACAAAGGTATTTGCACTTGCCGGGAAAATAAAGAATGTGGGGCTTATAGAGGTACCAATGGGCGTTACATTAAGAGATATCATATACGATATTGGCGGTGGAATTCCTGGCGGCCACAAATTCAAAGCAGTACAGACAGGGGGACCCTCCGGAGGTGTTATGACTGAACAGCATTTGGATACGCCTATTGAATATGACAGTTTGCTCGAAATAGGCTCCATGATGGGATCGGGCGGAATGATTGTTATGGATGAGCGAGATAATATGGTAAAAATCGCCAAGTTCTATCTGGAGTTCTCTATGGATGAGTCCTGTGGAAGGTGTACTCCATGCAGGATAGGAACAAAACGAATGTATGAAATTTTAAATAAAATAACCAGCGGTAAAGGTACCATGTCGGATATTGATGCACTAAAACAGCTTGCCTATATGGTTAAGGACGGTTCGCTTTGTGGGCTTGGGCAGACAGCACCAAACCCTGTCATAAGCACGCTCAAGCATTTTTGGAACGAGTATATGGCATTTATAAAGGATGAGGATAGTCCAAGGGGAGAAGGCAGATACGAAGCGAAAAACAAAATCAGATCGAAATTAGAAGTATGA